CCAAGTAATTCTGGACAAAGGTGCTGATACTCTTTGGGCAACTGAGCTTCAAATTGCAGATATTTTTGGAAGGGATAGAACTGTTATTAATCGACATATAAAAAATGCTTTTAAAGAAGGAGAGCTTGATGAAGCAGCAACTAGTGCAAAAACTGCACAAGTTCGACTAGAAGGCAGTAGAGAAGTCCAAAGAGAAGTAGTTCATTACAACCTTGATGTAATAATATCTGTAGGATACAGAGTAAAGTCTCCTCTAGCAACGGAATTTAGAATATGGGCAACAGATAAATTAAAGGAATATTTACTTAAAGGTTACACCATAAATAAAAGCCTTCTTCAATCTAGTGCCGAAAAAATTAAAGAGCTTGAATTACAGATAGACTACTTAAATGAAGCTGCTTTTCAAAATCAAAAACAAATAACCGATGGCTTCCTTTCAATAATAGGACACTATTCAAAATCATTCGAACTTCTAAATAAATATGACACAGAAGAATTGTCAATGGAAGGATTGAATGAAGATGTTATTTACATAATAAACTACGATGACGTAAAGAAGGCAATCCAAGAACTTAAACAGTCTCTTATTCAAAAAGGAGAAGCGTCTGAAATCTTCGGAAATGAAAAAGACAAATCATTTGAAGGAATATTAGGAAGCATATCTCAAACAGTATTTGGAAAACTTGCATATCCAACAGTGGAAGAACAAGCTGCTCAGTTATTGTACTCAATAATAAAGGGACACGCCTTTAGTGATGGAAATAAAAGAATTGGATCGTTCATTTTTGTTTGGTTCCTTGAGCAGAATAATTATCACAAAAATCAAGTAGGAAAAAGAAAAATTGATGACAACACTCTTGTAACATTAGCACTTGCTGTTGCTCAAAGTTTGCCAGAGCAAAGAGATACTATTCTGAAATTAATAATGAACCTAATAAAAAACTAAGCCTAATATACGTAATGCCCTTCGGGACACTACACATAGCCGAAACGTTGTACTACATTGAAAAACAGGAAATATAGATGATTAAAGGACTTTTTGAAACACATTTATTTGTTGAAAATCTTGAACGATCGATTGATTTTTACTCGAAAAAAATGAAATTAGAACAATGCCATTTTGAAGATGAAAGGCGAGCTGCTTTTTTTTGGATTGGAAAACCTAAGCAATTTATGTTAGGACTATGGGAAAAACCAAAAGAGGAAATTGATATAAGACATTTTGCTTTTGAATGTGAACCTGATTGGGTTTTAAATGAATCTGTTGAATATTTAAAAAAACATAATATTAAGTGTCGGAATTTCCTAAACGATGGAACTGAGAGACCTATGGTTTTTGCTTGGATGCCTGCTATATCGATATATTTTGAAGACCCTGATGGACATTCACTTGAATATATTGGAATTTTGGATGGAAAAGGAAAACCCGAAAATGGAATTATTTCTTATGAAAAATGGAAAGAATTAGAAAAAATTGGTACAAATAACAAAGTTCGATAAACTTACAATTTGACGGTTTAAAGAAATATAATTGTAAACTTGCCTAAGTTTAAATTTTTAACTAAACTAACAATATTGCATTAAGGAATGAAAAAAATAATTGAATCAAAAAGACTTATATTGCGTGAACTAGATATTTCGGATTCAGAAGATTTTTATAATCTAAATTCAGACCCTGAAGTTTTAAAATATACAGGAGATAGAGCTTTTTCATCAGTTTCTGAAGCTGAATCATTTTTGAGAAATTACAATGATTATAAAAAAAATGGATTTGGACGTTGGGCAGTAATTTCTAAGGGTTCTAATGATTTTATAGGTTGGTGTGGATTAAAACTCAATGAAGAAAAATTAATCGATTTAGGTTTTCGTTTCTTCAAAAATCAATGGGGAAAAGGTTATGCAACTGAATCGGCAAGAGCTTCTTTGGAATACGGATTCAATAACTTAAAAATTAATGAAGTTATTGGGCGAGCTTCTATTGATAATAAAGCGTCTATTGTAGTTTTAGAAAAATTGAAAATGAAATTTTGGAAAAATGACAGTTGTGAAGGGATTGAGAACTCAGTATATTATAGAATAAATAAAACGCAGTACAATAACTAAGTCTTCAAATTCCTCGCAGAGCAAAATCTGAAGACAATAGCTTGTCCCGAAAACATCGGGATCGGCTAAAACCTAAAATCTCTAAACAGGACGTTTTTAGAAAATATCGAAAGACTTTTGAGTAATCAAAGGTCTTTTTTCATGATCTTTAACTTTCTTAAAATTAGAGAATTTTGTAGTTTTAGGTGCTTTTAAGAAAAAGCTACCAGTGAAACGGGTTTAGTTCAACAATGTGTATGCACGCTCTGTAGAAGCAGAAGGTTTTACCGTTCTTAGAGATGCATTAGCTGAAGGATTGAATTTGAGCTAGAACTCAGGATCTGAAAATATTTTTAAAAAGCCTAATCAAGAAATTTTTTGATTAGGCTTTTTTAATTGAGTGCGAATATGAGTAAATGGTTTTAATACCATTTTAATGTAAGTGCTGAATAAATAATTGGTGTAAAATATTTATTATTAGTCGATTGAATAGGTGTATTGAACTGAAAAATAATATTGAATAAAAAATAAGACGATAATTTTGAGCATAATTTTAAAACAAATACGAATTCATAGCTATGAAGAAAAATCTATTCACTTTTAGTTTATTACTATTTGCAGTTGCATCTGCTCAAATTACTAATCAGTTAGATAGTATAAGGGAAATAACCTATTATCATTATGATGATGGAATTGATACCGCATTCCAGTCTGTAGACTTTGAATATACAGGAAATCAATGTTCAAAAGGGTATATAACCTATGTTGAAGATACTATTTTCGATAATTATGCTATTGATTTTGAGTATGGTGCAAATGAGGCGAATGTGCGATATATAGATACTTTAAACAATGGTTCTATAGATACTTTAAGCCACACAAGAAACTTATATGATCAAAATAACCGATTGGTGGAGCATCAATTGTTTCTGAAAATTATGGGTAATTCTACTCAGTTTATCAAAGTGAAATATGAATACAATTCACAAGGAAGAATCAATAAGTTAATAAACTATAATGTATCTCAAACACCTCCTGTGGTTAATAAAGTTGCACATTTTTATTATAATAATTCATCACAATTAGATTCTATAGTTGAAACACTTCATGGTGATATAGGAGTAGCAAATAAATATCACTATTTTTATACAAACGGGAAGCTTACTAGTGAAAAGATCTATGATTTTAGTGACATTTTTTGGGAGCAGAATAAAGATATTACTTATACCAATAGTGCGACCCAAGTAATAAAAGAAACATTACTTGGAGAAAATGGAGTTTGGGAATCTAAAGAAAGAGTAACCTATGATATTATCAACCACCTTTGGGATCATACTCTCTCGCCTCTTAAACTTACAAACCCATTTGATTATGAGAGTAATTTACCTGTAAACGCTTTTACACAAGAGGTAGTAGAAGTAGATCTCAATAATTCTGGAACTTGGATTGTAGATGAAAAGACAAAATATTATTTCACGCCAAAAATTTCTGTAGAAGAATATCAAGAAAACGAACTTGCAAAAATGCATTACGAAGCCCAAACAGGTTTGTTGAAAATTACACAATTAGAAAATTATTCTTCTTTGAGTATTTTGAATATTACAGGACAAACAATAAATGAATATGGCGGGATTATAGGAGAAACAAATATTCAACTTCCAAAATTGAGTACGGGTATTTATATTGCCGTTTTGCAAAGTAAAAAGGGGCGTCAAGTATTGAAATTTAAACTATAGAACGGATTTCTACTTTAAGGACGGGATTGGCTTTGGTTAAAACCAGATTGAAATGGATTAATAACGATTACTGGCTAAAACTACTCTCTAAGTCACTACTTTGTGGTTGATTTTAGTATTTCACCATTGTTAATGAGTGAGTTAGCTTCATAAATGGTGTAATCTAGATTTTTTTATTATTTTTATGATTACACCTTTAAAACCATCAGAAAATGAATAGGTTAGTTTTAGTTTTTTTGATCTTGTACAATTTTTTTCCTTCTTATGCCCAGAATCTTCACAGAGTAGATAGTTCAGTTGTGGTGGATTATTATTGGAATAATGGTTCTTTAGATTCCAATAGTTATAGAAGGCATTTTACTTTTATAGGAAACCAATGTGTTTCTAGTGAAAACAGAGGCTATTATAGTGGTACATCCACCACTTATACTCAAACAAAATATTCATATTCTCCAAATGAAGTAAGAACTTATGTTACAACTGGATTTTTTAATGGAAATAGTGATACGACAAGAGAATTTAGGAGTATTTTTTATCCAAATGGAAAGTTAAAGGAACATCGAGATAATTTTGATTTCTTTGATAAAAAATTGGATTATAAAAGAAAACTCTATGAATATAATTCAATGGGTTTATTGAGTGAAATTACTTATGTAAAAGTTTATCCTTCAGAGCAAGATACTGTTCAAAAAATATTCTTGTATTATAATGCAAATGGACAAGTAGATTCCACATATTCAAAGGATCTTATTGCCTCTGTTGATTATAAGACAGAATACTCTTATGATCTAGATAATTTATTGTCTCAAAGTAAAGTAACAAGGAAAAAGAAAGGAATATGGACAGATGATTCTCAAACAAATTTTGTTTATGAAGAAGGTAAAGTAACAGCAACGCATTATGTTATTCACTCTGGAAATTTAAAACCAAGTGATAGGAGTACCTACTTTCTAATCCCTTTTTCATGGTCTGAGCTAAAAACGGTAGAACCTTTTGAAGATGGATTTTCTTTATCTATTCAGACTCCTTTTCAGGCTTTTTGGAAAAAGAAATTTGAAAATTATGAAAACGGGAATTGGATGACTAGAGTTATGAGTCGGATGTATTTTAATACCAATCTTTCAGTTGAAAAAACCTCTGCTGAGCGTTCTAAAATGATATACCTTTCAAGTCAAAAAAGTTTAAAACTTCTCCAAGTTGATAAAGAGTATTCTTTAAGAATTTACAATACTTCGGGTCAATTGGTCTCCTTTTTTGGAAATTTAAATAATCAACAAGAAATAGATTTTTCAGCATTTCCAAATGCTTTATATATTGTTGTTTTACAAGGGGAAGAGGAACGAGAGATACTCAAAGTTAGTTTATAAAAAAAAAGCATTTGATGAAAATCAAATGCTTTTTTTAGTCGGGGTGGCAGGATTCGAACCTGCGGCCTCCACGTCCCAAACGTGGCGCGATAACCGGGCTACGCTACACCCCGAATTTTAGTGTTTTTGCCCTTTAGCGGGTGCAATATTATGTTTTTATTTTGTTTTAAACAATATTTAGCTAAAAAAATATTAATGAAAAATTCGATCTAGAAAGATTCCTGTTGCCATAGCCACATTTAAAGACTCCGATAAAGTATTGGAATGTGCATCAATTCTAATTTTTTTGTCAGCCTGTTCCAAGATATTTGGGCGGATTCCATTTGCTTCATTTCCCATAATTAAAATACCTTTTTCAGGAAAATCTCCAGCTTTTAGAGCTTCGCCATCCATCACCGTTCCAAAACTTGGAAGCTCAATATTGGATAAAAAATGATCAGGAACTTCAGAGATTGTAATATTTCCAATAGCACCCATAGAAGCTTGAACCGTTTTGGGTTGATAAGGATCTGTAGTTCCTTTGGTGTAAAAAATTTGTTTGATACCATACCAGTCTGCTAAACGGATAATAGTCCCAAGGTTTCCAGGGTCGTTTACTTGATCCAATAAAATACTCCATTCCGATATTTCTGAAGTATTAATAGCTTCTTCAGGTATTTTTACAATAGCAATACCATCGTCAGCCTGAGACATATTGGAAATAGAATCTAATTCTTCTTTTGAAATTAAGTGAAAATTAGTATTTTGATATTGCGTAAATTGGTTCCATTCTTGTAAAGAAAACAGATGTTCTACTTCAAGATTAGACTGCAAGAGTGTGTCGATGGTTTTTTTCCCTTCGGCGATAAATCGGTTTTCTTTATATCTAATCTTTTTTCTTTGGAGAGATTGTATGTACTTTTGTTTAGCTTTTGATAACATACCACGTATTTGAATGAAACGAATGATAGCGAATAAAATTATTCTGGGTAAAATTATACGATTCCTTTTTATTTTAGGGCTGTCTGCTCATTTTTTGTCATGTAGTGTTACTAAAGGGGTTCCAGAAACCCAATCTATTCTTACGGGTTTAGAGATTTTTATTGACGGAAAAAAAAGTCAGGATGAAGAAATCCTTTCATATATCAAGCAAAAGCCTAAGAAAAAGTTCATGGGTCTCAAAAATGTAAAAGTCCTATATGATCCGGCTGCTACAGAGAATTCAAGAGAACAGCTACATTTTTATTTTAAAAATAAATCCTATTTCCAAAACCGTGTAACGGTTGAAGAAATTACCAAAAAACGAAAAACGAAAGTAATCTATAGAGTTTACAGAGGAAAATCTTATCCTGTTTCTCAAATGGATAAAACAGGAATAAAAGATTCGGCGATTGCCCATTTGATAGAACGATTTCCTTATGAAAATAGACTAAGAGAAGGTGATGCCTACGATTATTGGAAAATAGCAGAGGAACGACTACACATTAAAAAATTATTGGCAAGTAAAGGATATTTTGATTTTAATGAAAATAATATCCGTTTTGTTGCGGATACTTTGGGTAAAAATGGAAATGTTGAACTTAGATATCTTATTCATAGGAGAATATCTGAGGATTCTGTGGTTTCTAATTTTAAAAAATATACCTATGAAGATATTTATATCAGATTGATTGATTCTAAGTCAGATGCTGTAGTAAAGATTGATACAGTAAAGTATCCTGAACTCACCATTTACTTAGAAAACAATAAGCCTTTTCCTTTAAAAAAACAGGTAATTACTTCAAGTCTTTTGTTCAAAAAAGGGGACTTATATAATAGAGAAGCAATAGATTTAACCTATTCTAAGCTCAATAATTTGAATGTATTTGAGCAAATTAGAATTAATATATCTGAGTCATCACCTCAAAATATTGCCATTTTTATAGAACTCAACGAACAAAAACGCTATTCTCAGACACAACTTTTGGAAGGGATCCACCATACTGGAGCATTTGGTATTTCTGGAAGAATAGAGCTTACGAGGCGTAATCTATTTAGAGGAGGGGAAACCTGGGGAGTAAAGTTATTTGGATCCATGAGGGGAGATCTCAATAATTTGGGGGAAAATGAAAGATTCAACTTTTTCAGTATTCATTCCTATGGTCTTGAAACGGATATCACATTCCCGAAAATTTTATCTCCGTTTAATACCCAGAAACTATTTCCACCCACCAGTTATGCTAAAACAAAGGTAGCATTGAGTTTTAATAGATTCAAAAACCCTTTGTATGGAAGGGTAGAGTCGAGTGCTTATTTTGGTTATTCTTGGAAATTTGGAAAAACAGGGCATCAACTAAATCCTGTTCAGATCAACTTTATTAGAATGGATGAAAACTCTGATTTATCAGGTTTTTCGGGTCCAGAGATTCAACAGAATTTTTCCAATTTTGCCAACCCATCTACCAGTTATGTATTTACTTATAATAATCAAAATCCAAGAAAATCACTAGATTATGATTACTTTATAGGACGGGTGGAATTTAGTGGAAATATACTCAGAACCTTAGGTAATCTTACGAGTATTTTTAAGACTACAGAAGAGGGTACTTATACCGTTTTGGGAATTCCATTTTCTCAATACATCAAACTAGATTTGGATTATCGACATTTTTTTAAGTTTGGAACGAAAACAGAATTAGGAGTTCGGATGTTTACCGGTCTTGGAATCCCTTACGGAAATTCTGTATCACTACCGTTTAACAAGCAATATACTATTGGAGGTTCTAACGATATTCGTGCTTTTCCTCCTATAGTCTCAGAACCTGGAGAATACAGCGATAACAATCGCCTCAATTATTCCGCAGATATTAAATTAGAGCTTAATGTTGAATATCGTTTTGCCATCTATGAATCCTTTAAAGGAGCATTTTTTGTAGATGCAGGAAATGTTTGGGATTTAAGAGAATCTCGTGATAATGAAGGGAATTTATTGAGACCAGGAGCAACTTTCGCTTTAGATAATTTCTATACCCAATTGTACTTGGGTACAGGAGTTGGTTTAAGATTCGATTTCGATTTTGCTGTTTTTAGAGTCGATTTAGGATATCCGCTTTATGATCCTACTTTGGGTAAAAGAAATCCAAATTACGACAAAAATCAACCAGGGAGTCAAGAGTATATCTCACTACCAAGATCTGAAAGGTGGATTATTAATCAGCCTTTTACCACTTCTAATGTTCAGCTAAATATTGGAATTGGATATCCTTTTTAGGTCATGTTGTTCAAATAAGGAAAGCAAAATTGTACAATCTCTTTTTCTTACTTTTGTGTTTTATTTAAAAAAAACTGATGAAAAAACCATTTCTTGTTTTATTAACAGGTCCAACCGCCATTGGAAAAACTAATTTGAGCGTAGAATTGGCAAAATATTTTGGTACAGAAATATTATCAT
The genomic region above belongs to Flavobacteriales bacterium and contains:
- a CDS encoding BamA/TamA family outer membrane protein produces the protein MKRMIANKIILGKIIRFLFILGLSAHFLSCSVTKGVPETQSILTGLEIFIDGKKSQDEEILSYIKQKPKKKFMGLKNVKVLYDPAATENSREQLHFYFKNKSYFQNRVTVEEITKKRKTKVIYRVYRGKSYPVSQMDKTGIKDSAIAHLIERFPYENRLREGDAYDYWKIAEERLHIKKLLASKGYFDFNENNIRFVADTLGKNGNVELRYLIHRRISEDSVVSNFKKYTYEDIYIRLIDSKSDAVVKIDTVKYPELTIYLENNKPFPLKKQVITSSLLFKKGDLYNREAIDLTYSKLNNLNVFEQIRINISESSPQNIAIFIELNEQKRYSQTQLLEGIHHTGAFGISGRIELTRRNLFRGGETWGVKLFGSMRGDLNNLGENERFNFFSIHSYGLETDITFPKILSPFNTQKLFPPTSYAKTKVALSFNRFKNPLYGRVESSAYFGYSWKFGKTGHQLNPVQINFIRMDENSDLSGFSGPEIQQNFSNFANPSTSYVFTYNNQNPRKSLDYDYFIGRVEFSGNILRTLGNLTSIFKTTEEGTYTVLGIPFSQYIKLDLDYRHFFKFGTKTELGVRMFTGLGIPYGNSVSLPFNKQYTIGGSNDIRAFPPIVSEPGEYSDNNRLNYSADIKLELNVEYRFAIYESFKGAFFVDAGNVWDLRESRDNEGNLLRPGATFALDNFYTQLYLGTGVGLRFDFDFAVFRVDLGYPLYDPTLGKRNPNYDKNQPGSQEYISLPRSERWIINQPFTTSNVQLNIGIGYPF
- a CDS encoding T9SS type A sorting domain-containing protein: MNRLVLVFLILYNFFPSYAQNLHRVDSSVVVDYYWNNGSLDSNSYRRHFTFIGNQCVSSENRGYYSGTSTTYTQTKYSYSPNEVRTYVTTGFFNGNSDTTREFRSIFYPNGKLKEHRDNFDFFDKKLDYKRKLYEYNSMGLLSEITYVKVYPSEQDTVQKIFLYYNANGQVDSTYSKDLIASVDYKTEYSYDLDNLLSQSKVTRKKKGIWTDDSQTNFVYEEGKVTATHYVIHSGNLKPSDRSTYFLIPFSWSELKTVEPFEDGFSLSIQTPFQAFWKKKFENYENGNWMTRVMSRMYFNTNLSVEKTSAERSKMIYLSSQKSLKLLQVDKEYSLRIYNTSGQLVSFFGNLNNQQEIDFSAFPNALYIVVLQGEEEREILKVSL
- a CDS encoding RNA methyltransferase codes for the protein MLSKAKQKYIQSLQRKKIRYKENRFIAEGKKTIDTLLQSNLEVEHLFSLQEWNQFTQYQNTNFHLISKEELDSISNMSQADDGIAIVKIPEEAINTSEISEWSILLDQVNDPGNLGTIIRLADWYGIKQIFYTKGTTDPYQPKTVQASMGAIGNITISEVPDHFLSNIELPSFGTVMDGEALKAGDFPEKGILIMGNEANGIRPNILEQADKKIRIDAHSNTLSESLNVAMATGIFLDRIFH
- a CDS encoding GNAT family N-acetyltransferase, with translation MKKIIESKRLILRELDISDSEDFYNLNSDPEVLKYTGDRAFSSVSEAESFLRNYNDYKKNGFGRWAVISKGSNDFIGWCGLKLNEEKLIDLGFRFFKNQWGKGYATESARASLEYGFNNLKINEVIGRASIDNKASIVVLEKLKMKFWKNDSCEGIENSVYYRINKTQYNN
- a CDS encoding type II toxin-antitoxin system death-on-curing family toxin — translated: MNTESKNTDEKRALVAFKPTQGVTEYQVILDKGADTLWATELQIADIFGRDRTVINRHIKNAFKEGELDEAATSAKTAQVRLEGSREVQREVVHYNLDVIISVGYRVKSPLATEFRIWATDKLKEYLLKGYTINKSLLQSSAEKIKELELQIDYLNEAAFQNQKQITDGFLSIIGHYSKSFELLNKYDTEELSMEGLNEDVIYIINYDDVKKAIQELKQSLIQKGEASEIFGNEKDKSFEGILGSISQTVFGKLAYPTVEEQAAQLLYSIIKGHAFSDGNKRIGSFIFVWFLEQNNYHKNQVGKRKIDDNTLVTLALAVAQSLPEQRDTILKLIMNLIKN
- a CDS encoding T9SS type A sorting domain-containing protein; this encodes MKKNLFTFSLLLFAVASAQITNQLDSIREITYYHYDDGIDTAFQSVDFEYTGNQCSKGYITYVEDTIFDNYAIDFEYGANEANVRYIDTLNNGSIDTLSHTRNLYDQNNRLVEHQLFLKIMGNSTQFIKVKYEYNSQGRINKLINYNVSQTPPVVNKVAHFYYNNSSQLDSIVETLHGDIGVANKYHYFYTNGKLTSEKIYDFSDIFWEQNKDITYTNSATQVIKETLLGENGVWESKERVTYDIINHLWDHTLSPLKLTNPFDYESNLPVNAFTQEVVEVDLNNSGTWIVDEKTKYYFTPKISVEEYQENELAKMHYEAQTGLLKITQLENYSSLSILNITGQTINEYGGIIGETNIQLPKLSTGIYIAVLQSKKGRQVLKFKL
- a CDS encoding VOC family protein; this translates as MIKGLFETHLFVENLERSIDFYSKKMKLEQCHFEDERRAAFFWIGKPKQFMLGLWEKPKEEIDIRHFAFECEPDWVLNESVEYLKKHNIKCRNFLNDGTERPMVFAWMPAISIYFEDPDGHSLEYIGILDGKGKPENGIISYEKWKELEKIGTNNKVR